In Setaria viridis chromosome 5, Setaria_viridis_v4.0, whole genome shotgun sequence, the genomic stretch GaagccgccggccgcgcggcgcTGCCGTCGACGCCGGGATCGCCCAGCTTTAGGTACTACTGCCAGAAGACGGCGTTCGTCGACAAAATCgtggccgacgccgacgccagcAGCGACGGCTCCGTCAGGACCAGAGGTGCTTAAACTTAACGCGCGCTCggttcttccctcctcctttgGTCGTTTCTTGAGCTGCCATCCATTGGTGCTGACACTTCTTGGGAtcatccttctccttctccttctcagCAGCGACGACGCGTCAGGCGAGCAATAGGAACGAGGTCACCACGACCAATGCACAGGAGTCCAGTCAGGTGATGATCCATCCTAATTGGCATCGTCACGCATGAGCTACTACAACTAGTGACATCTAAGCATTGCATTTGCACATGTAGCTATGGTATCTTGGTATCCTAACTGTCGATACACAAACCTGCAGGTGCCCGAACCTAAAACCGAATCTAAAGAGGGAGCCAGGTGGCTTCGGTTCAGAGGCTTGTCGATGGTCACCACCACTTGGCACAACTTGTTCAGCCGCCACACCAGCAAGGCTTCGCCGTCTCCTGCTGCAGAATCACAGCctccccctgctgctgctgcagctgtaAGATCTCATCTCTGATCACGCAGCGCTGTATATTGgatcttttttcatttttactACGTCTCAGCTTGTAAAACACATGCAATGGCTGATTCAGTCATCGTTCACGATGCTAGCTTTGCATCATTtgctgccttttttttcttcttctgatctTGGTTAGTGCTTAGCTAACCCTGTATTTGAGAAACTGATCCTGTAAATGATGTAAGGAGCATCAGCAGCACCGGACTGCTCCTGTTGTCATAGAGAAAAATACAAATTTAGCGTTTGGAAAAGAGAGCAATCTGGAAGCTGTTCATCCAAGTTTTCCGTGATTTCATTCTATGTATTTCTGAATTCTAGACAGTTGTGCAGCAGTAACATTGGTGCGAGATTAAGATCGTCAGCAATAGCAATAGCATTCCCTTTGAtcgcttccttttcttttccctctgATTTTGATGCAGATATTGAAGCTACAAAACTGTGTGGGGATGTTCTCATACTCTGTTTTGCTGATAAAATTTGGCGACCCATTATACATAACAAATGCACTATACACAGCCCTAATTTATAGTACTCCCGAACTATACAAGTAAAACCTATCAATTGTGGTTGAAAATCACCAGCTGTCGACTAGCATCTATAAAAagggcaaaaaagaaaaaggaggaacaTGGTTACAATTTCATTTGACTGCACCTACTACATTTCTCCCTTTGCCTCTGAATTGCTCCCTATTCTTTCTTCTCACTTCCATGGGATGGCCAAGCGAGTAAGGCCGAAATGCACCGATGAGAACAGTGGAAGGCGCCATATTGAGGCTTGGCTTGGCCTTCTGCATGCCCTTCTTTGGGCTATTCAGGTAAGATTTCATGTGACCAAATATTACGCTCGGCATTTTCTTTAGCTCAACAACTGAAGATGTGAAGAATTCTTCAGTGGTTCCATCAGCCGATGAATCTAGGCTATAACCAATCGATGCATCCAAATGAGGTGGAGGAAATCTCTCAAGTTTGGTAGTACTCGTGCTTGTTACCAATCTTGGTACCTGAAGATAAAGTAACACGATTCACCATTTATTCATTGTTTCTATGTCCAAATAGTTGCTTGAATATGGCTTTTGATGCAAGCATTGCCAGGAGTGGTGGCAATTTAAGCATGATGCTATTGAGGTTTGAGTAAAAGATTCTTGCAGAGGAAAAGGGGCAACAAACACACCTTTGGATTTGCTTGCGGCTTATTATTGACATCTGGAGTAAATACTCTGCGCCCAGGATTTTGTGATGCATGCTGTCGGTTTTTATGACGTTCTACTGACCCATTGACCCTTGACTTCCTGAAAAACACACAAATGTTTAAGTTTTCTGCAAACAAAATAAAACAGCTGAGATAAGCGCAAAGAGTGGCGCCAAACCTTTTGTGCTTCTCGTACTTAAGCTTCACGTCTCTTTCTTTACATGGTGGATACCGCGGAAGGCTTGATGGTTCACAGGCATACGGTTCTGTCCTGAAGAACTGAGTCCACAGAAAATGATAAGTACAGTTGAACAAGGACCACCTCATGAGTTCCTACTCAAAATTAATCTCTATATTATATCAATGCAAACTAAGCCTAACCCATTGTTCTGTATACTGTTTGCCAcaatttttttctccttttgtatttgttcatgtagcAGTTCATTTTAAATGGCTTGAGGATTGATAGGGTAGTATTAACCTCACTGTTCAGAGCATCAGTTGCAGTGCCTCTCATATCTGGGTCAATTGACAGGAGAGTCTCAAGAAGTGATAGGGTAGATGGTGGCACATCCTTAAATTTTTCAGCTAGACACCGTTCATATGGCTTGAACGTAGGATGAGCGAACTTCATTTTCTCCCAGTAATCCTCTGATGGAGTACCACACAACTTGAAAATCTTGTGCAATTGTTCCACCTAAACAAACCACTCGTTAATAGCTAAATCAAGTGACATCCTGCACTATTTATCCAAAATTAACATTTCAGCTGGACCAAACCAAGTACCTCTGTTCTTCCAGGAAATATGGGCTCACCAAGAAGCAATTCTGCCAATATGCAACCGACACTCCAAAGATCAACACCAACACCATAGTGAGTTGCTCCTAACAAGAGTTCAGGTGGACGATACCAAAGCGTGATCACTTGGCTCGTCATTGGCCGCATGTTGTCAGGATCATAAGAGGTGGCAAGTCCAAAGTCAGCTATCTTAAGAATTCCATCACTGCTGACAAGTAGGTTCGAGCTCTTGATGTCACGGTGCAGAACACCATTGTTATGGCAGTGTTCAATCCCGGAAAGTAATTGTTTCATGTAGCACTTCACCTGCAAACAAGGAACTAGACTTCGTGAATACCACATATAATGAAGTCAGGCATACATTTGTCAATAACCGTGTAGCTGAAAAACATCTCCTGTTGGAACCTTCCTTCTCAGAAAAGAAAGTAATTGACAACCTTTTACAGTTATTAATACAGAGTCAATTTTACCGAACCGAGTTGAGTCATTTCCATATAGTCCAAACGGCAATACAGAGTTTTACTGGATAGAGAGTTTCAGAGGTAAATTCCAGTCAGTTAACTGCAGCCAATGTTGACAGTTGAAATGTCTGTAGTTCGGTGAAGGGATTTCTGGGAAGCAGTGTGCGTGCAAAAAGAACACAATACCTGTCTCTGTCAATTGGACTCCTCTGTTCAAACCTAGGAAATACTCTGCTTCACTTAGTCTAATAGACTTACAGGTCGACATCACTGCGGTGTTCCGGTCTAATGGATTTGTTTGCTTCTTGCAAAAAGCTAAAGCAAAATTCCCCAGCTGATAATCAGTCAATGATGCTTCTTCTAGAACCAAAGAATGAAGTTACATCAGTTACAAAGTATTCGGTCTCCCAAATAGGAGACTTGACTGGCAGGTATATGCTGACAACGCTGCAAATGTCTTAGTACCCCTTTATGCTCCCTTGAAAAGAGGTGTCATATCTCAGAGCAAATGACATTGGAACGGCCCACGTTAATTATTagtaaatactccctccgttccaaattgtaggtcgttttgacttttctagattcatagatattattatgcacctagacatacactatatctagatgtataataatatctatgaacctaaaaatgtTAAAACGAactacaatttgaaatagaggGAGTAGTAAACTTCAAGTTCTTTAAAACACATGCAATTTATTTTAAGCAAATAATTTAAGATTCAATTAGAAATCATCCCTTCTCCGCATTTGAATTCGCAGGCACAGTAGTTCTGGCTGCTGGCAATCCTAAGCGACGCCAATTTTCTTTTAGTGATAAATTCCCTAACCACAGACTACCAGGGAACCAAAAGGTTGGTTAAACTCTCCACATCACCGATCAGAACTCAAGAATCCTAGTTAGCTAATTTATCAATCTTATGCATCACCAATGATTGAAATTTGTATTGCTTGTCACACACAGATTACCTCTGAAAACTACCGTACAACTAATTTCCAGGAACTGAGAGATCAGTATAGCAGGCCACTGACCATGTCTTCATTGGGGGCAGTATGTAGCAAACGCAGTGATCATACCTGAGGCAAGGacaggcggcggccggaggcggttGCGCAGGCGGTGAGGCCAGTGAGGTCATGCTCCATGTACTCAAAGACGAGGTAGAGGGAGGGAGCGGTGTTGAGGCGGGAGGTGACGAGCCCCTCGAGGCGGACGACGTGGGGGTGGtcgccgaggcggcggagcagggcgATCTCCCGCGCCATGAACCGCGCGCTCTcggcctcgccgacgccgtccaCCCGCACCTTCTTCAGCGCCACCACGCGGCCGCTCTCCACGTCAATCGCCTTGTACACGTTGCTGTACGTTCCTGACCCAATCTGGCGGCACAGGGAAAAAAGATCGCAAccattttttagaaaatatctCCAATCGAATGAGGCAAGCAATGGAATTTAGctgatttctttcttttcactGACTCGGCTCTAAAAAAAAGCTAGAAAAAAATCTACAGCAACTCGTTTCTTTGAAAAGACCAGAGAGGATAACACTTACAGGTACTCCAATCGAATCAATAGACACATTGCAAGTTGACCTTTTCCATTTGTCCTTACGAATTACGAATTCTTGTGACACGGACAAGCATATAAAGTATGAACGTAGATGATGGAGCTGTGTCGTTTTTAAATCTCAGGAAAGCTGGGGATTTGCTCAtccctgcttatttttaagcacttCTAGGAATTCGGAGCTTGTTTATGTGCTGAGATCATCATTTGCTTTATTTTCTCTCTTTGACTCTTACAACTCATAATAACAGAACAATAAAGAATCCATTGCTCTCTTGAACTCAGAACAAGAAAGTGAGGAAGGACTTTTTTTGGAGTAGGTGACACGCCAACAACTCAATTACGATAACCAGAAAAAGCAAGAACTCAAATTACTCGCCGAATTCCACAACCGACGATCGCGTACGACAAGCACGAACAAATCGAAACAAGGATGAGAAAAGGCAAGTTCAAATCTTTCCCCAACAACCCGCTGTTCCCATGAAAAGCCCAAACTTTTTCCGGTAATTAATTGCCGATCAGCAAGCACGGGCGCGCGGCGGAAAGGATCGTCCTCACCTTCTCGAGCTTCTGGAAGGCGTCGGCGCCGCGGGGCGCCCATCCCCGgagcgcgtcgccggcggcctcggAGAGCCAGAGGGGCCACCCGGACGCGTCCTTCCTCACCGCCGCGATGTGCTCCTGCGGCGGCGCCTGGAGCTGCACCTCTGCCGccttttcccctcctcctccagcggcggcggcggcggcggcggggaagaagagggaggagcCGGGCGCCGTGGAGAGCTTACCGAGGATGCAGCCCATGGCGGGGCCGCCGTCATGTGCCGCGCgggcggtcgccggcggcggcgtggggcggttGCGAGGAAACGACGGGAGGACGCGGGAAGTTGAGGGAGGGAAATGGGAGACCGCCTCAACTGTGTGCTACGTGACGGGTCTTTTGTGATGACGGTTTGGCACTCTGGATTTTGGACTGCCTGCCAGAGTGTTACAGTGCAGCTTGACTTTTGGATAAAATGTGAAAACtattacattttttttgcaaataatgTTTCTCGTGCTGGAGGCAGACACCCGGTTTCGAGACACACAAGTCGTGTGCTCACAGGCCGGTCTACAGCCTCTATCAATCCAAGCATGGGCTCTGTAACAAGGAAGAAAAAGGGAAACAGTTTTTACCTTCTACTTTTGTACCATTTCCAAGCTGGCTTGTTTAGCTTATCCTAAGCTATGCATGGTTTGTTTTACCATTCTATGCtaattaaataattatttaGAAAGACTTACCAAGTATGACACGCTCCTTTTAAAATATATGAGGTCATATACTTAAAAAAACAGCTTGAAAAAGTGCATTTAGAAAACAGATGGTTCTCAGCCATCTCAAGTAAGACCTTACATGAATTTATGAAATAATATATCTCGAAGGATTCTTTTATGGAATCATATGTAGGACAATAAAAGCGTCTTTAGTAATCTTCCAATAAATATCTTTCTAATAATTAGCTGATGGGATGTCCCAATATCTCTTTTATTGGTATCAATCTAATTGCTGTATGTATTTAGGGTGAGTCGGGATGGATTATTTATTTGTCctaataattattaaaaaaatggaaaGGTAAATAGGATTTGCTCTAAGGTTAGTAAAATGGCCGGCTTTTACTGTGTTAAGTCCTTTTGTGTGCCCAATAAGTAGTGTTGAAGATTAGAGTTGATAGATGAGGGGGACCCATCTGTTTGACAAGAAAAGGTTTCCCGGGAATTAAGGGGTTCACACTTGACACGGAAGTGCTGGCAAAATTCAAAAGCTCCTTTCGCACGGGAATAAATATATTTCAGTTCATACTACTGACCGGCAGCAGAATTTAAATGCATTTTTTGCGAAACAACTAAAATTCATTTTAAACCCCTCATGTACGTTCATTTTTGCTACCGTAAATTATATAGAAAAAGCAATCCCCCTCATTTACCAGGTATACGATTTTTCCATACAAACAAAGCAAGTTTCCAAATAGATGCTGTTTTCCTCACGGATATCTGGATCCTGAACCCAGTTTTCCATGCATGCGTGATGGACCTGCCGCATGCACGTACAGTAGCTTTCAGAGTAGGAACCGAAATCAAATTTGTAGAGCAGTACCTCTTTTCAgaacttcttcctccttttgcagccttctctttctcctttccCCTGCATCATCGATCGAAATCTCCCTCCCTTGATCCCTGACGGGTCGAAATAGCCAGGCACACTCTCACAGATCTCGGGCCCTGCACCTCTGCCGCGCGTCAGCTATACCAGCAGCCATGGTTTGAGCATCACAGCATGGCTGACAGTAACATCACACTGGTGTAGTGTAGCCAGCCCAGCCTAGTGAGTAGTGACTAGTGAGAGTGGGCGGCCAAACTTTTAGGTCAGGGGTTAGTTGAATCACATCGATCTCTGCCGGACGACGAACGATTTAGCAATCAGCAGCTGCTACTGCTGTTGGTATGGTATGGATAGCATGATGGAGATCATTATTGGGTTATAAGTGGTAGTGCTCTGCTCACTCACACACCAACCAGTCACCGAATCCTTCCACAAGCGATCAGATTTGGTGCTCGAGTCTTCGTAGATCATAACTGCCGACTTCTCATCCTTTAATCTGGTTGAAACAACTGAACAATATTCAGGCAATCTAAGAGTTTTCTTGCAAATAGCTTCTTTCGTTTTAGATTATGACCTGCAAACAGTTTAGATGCCTGTAGATCATGTTCAGGCGGTTCCGGTTGTTCGCGAGTTGCCATCCACCTGTGTCGATGTGTGTATTGCCATCGCATATAGAGCTTACCTGAGAACAGTTGGGCATTCACGCAAGATTCTCCATGCTCTCTCGATCAAACATTGTTCAGACTGTCCATGACAAAATTAGGGGCATGTAGATCGTATCGGCCGACGGCCGGTTGGATGGGTTGTTAAAGAGTTGCCATCTGCGTGCATCCGTTCCACGGCACAGTTACTTGCAGCAACAGCCACGAATCCATTCATTCAGCCCAACTAAACAGCACCTGCATTCTGCAGTGACGCTGGAGTACGGTGTCCCCCCGACAGCAAGACGAAACTGCCTCAAGAGAGTAAAGTGacatcttttttccttttccttttccttttgctctCTCGGTGTTAACGAAGGCTGTCAAATCATACCGTTTGGTCGCATGTATGGCAAGTCAATTCCTCATAAAAGGAGATTGTTTTCCTATGCACTGACAGGCAAGGCCATTTCACCCAGACCTGAAAGTCTACGCAGTCATATTCCAGCCTCACTGAGGCCTtgagccttgtttagttcccaatttgggagtggcaaaattgacattttaccataaatgcgcaactgtagcatttcgtttgtaaaagattcgtctcggtacaataaaactgtgcaattaatttttgatttcgtctacatttagtactccatgcatgtaccgcaactttgatgtgatggggaatcttctttttgtatagtgctaaagttgagaTTTTGGGaggaactaaacaggccctgACTCACTCAGCCAGCCCTGAGAGTGTGCCTTCACCCAGGGCATGGCATCAGCGTTGACTTCCCTACCCAGCGGCATGTGTGCCTTCACCAGCTGCGCTAGATtgcttaagggggtgtttggataccagggctaaactttagccctgtcacatcggacgttcggatactaattaggatgactaaatataagctaattacaaaactaattgcagaacccctaggctaaatcgcgagacgaatctattaaatctaattaatccatcatcaacaatagttactgtagcaccacattgtcaaatcatggactaattaggcttaatagattcgtctcgcgatttagcatagaggttgtgtaattagttttataattagtctaggtttaatactcctaattagtgtcccctcctcccaaacaccccataagCAGCTAATCCGGAGATCGCTTAAGAAGCAAAGCGAGTTTATGGACGTTAACTGCAGCGGCATGCTTGGTCTCTGTCAGTTGGAGAAAGCAAGCCCAAAAGTGAGCTACTGTGCTCTAGTGGTATGAGACTAGTGTCAGAAGGGACGGACAGCACCTACCCTAACCGTAACCGTTTAGGTAGCGCAACTGTTTGGAGCTTGATGGACGGTTAACCATGCGCCATGCATGTAAATCACGTAAAACCTTTAATAAAAAGAATCACGTAACACGCAGCAGAGGAGACAAAGCACGCTAGATGCTACCACAGTACTGACTGAAAACTCAAGAACACGAGCAGCTTGTAATTTCAGCTGTCTGATCAACGTGGGATTCAACGAGGAACTCGTGATCAACGTTGTGGACTACACCACCGTGCACTGCGAATTTGCAGATGTTCAGAGATATTCCCATTCCCTTTGACGGTTTTTTATGGACCAACAACTCTtctgaaaaaaggaaaaaaaagcgtGTGAAGCTTTGACTGTAAAGTGAAGTCGCCATACACATACAGGACTGGGACTCCCGACTCCGGCCTAACCACCATGCAACTGGTTGGCTCCAACTCCATCACGCACGGCTGCCTGGCCGGCCGCCTGCCATCACCAGTGGCAGCCGGCAGCGGCACCGGCCGGTCACCTCAGCTCCACCCCCAAAAGTCTCGCCAGGACACCAACCCCTGGTTGAAATCGTGATCGACCAGCGTGGGATGGCTGCCAGATGTGAAGGATGGTGCGGTTTGGTCGCCGCGCTCGTGCTCTGGCGTTCTGGTGATATGATCAGTGTCAGCGTGCATGTCATCTTCAGTCATGGTCGTCGTTGCTCCTCTCCCTGTAGTCTGTAGACATATCTCCTGTCTTTGACTCTGGAGGTTGCAAAGTACTCGTAGTATATTAGTATATATACTAGCGAGTATAAAAGTATAGTGCTTGCTCGTCGCAACACATGGATGCGGCGGTGCCTTGCTTTTGGGGTCAAGCAAGCGCCCGGCCGGTCTTCAATGGCTGAGGGCGACGCGTGTGATGTTTGGGTAATTGGCTTGCTTGGTGGAGACAGATGTGGAAGCTGCGCAAGTGCACGGCCATTTTCAGATCCTTTTCCGGCGTCC encodes the following:
- the LOC117858092 gene encoding probable serine/threonine-protein kinase At1g54610, which produces MGCILGKLSTAPGSSLFFPAAAAAAAGGGGEKAAEVQLQAPPQEHIAAVRKDASGWPLWLSEAAGDALRGWAPRGADAFQKLEKIGSGTYSNVYKAIDVESGRVVALKKVRVDGVGEAESARFMAREIALLRRLGDHPHVVRLEGLVTSRLNTAPSLYLVFEYMEHDLTGLTACATASGRRLSLPQVKCYMKQLLSGIEHCHNNGVLHRDIKSSNLLVSSDGILKIADFGLATSYDPDNMRPMTSQVITLWYRPPELLLGATHYGVGVDLWSVGCILAELLLGEPIFPGRTEVEQLHKIFKLCGTPSEDYWEKMKFAHPTFKPYERCLAEKFKDVPPSTLSLLETLLSIDPDMRGTATDALNSEFFRTEPYACEPSSLPRYPPCKERDVKLKYEKHKRKSRVNGSVERHKNRQHASQNPGRRVFTPDVNNKPQANPKVPRLVTSTSTTKLERFPPPHLDASIGYSLDSSADGTTEEFFTSSVVELKKMPSVIFGHMKSYLNSPKKGMQKAKPSLNMAPSTVLIGAFRPYSLGHPMEVRRKNREQFRGKGRNVVGAVK
- the LOC117858093 gene encoding uncharacterized protein, yielding MGCGASTGEGAEPRRRRRGWARERALGNSEASTTGLLAQRQQGQEAESSPAAGRRRGSKVAPEPKEQGEEAAGRAALPSTPGSPSFRYYCQKTAFVDKIVADADASSDGSVRTRAATTRQASNRNEVTTTNAQESSQVPEPKTESKEGARWLRFRGLSMVTTTWHNLFSRHTSKASPSPAAESQPPPAAAAAVRSHL